A portion of the Edaphobacter lichenicola genome contains these proteins:
- a CDS encoding alpha/beta fold hydrolase, protein MAQSSAPDIATFCSETAIVNGVRLHYWLGGNSHGRPVLLWHGFLGTAYSWYKVMPLLAEAGYCVLVPDMRGYGDSDKPAGTDGYDARALAEDFRALVRQIEFGNGQKLILAAHDMGAHSALLWAADHPDEIRCLVYMEVPTMLEEFLTKVIVYTPEAMAKGSMWWWILPLAPGVPERLIVGNERAFLTWFYEGATADASAISETSIKETLRSFSGTEGVLGALGLYRAAFTTIEQTTPLKKNKVEVPVLAIGGEKALGAKVAQMVEAVAKNVTGKVIPACGHFIPEEQPAEFMRLFQKFVGEVARV, encoded by the coding sequence ATGGCTCAGTCGAGCGCGCCTGACATAGCAACGTTTTGCAGTGAAACGGCAATCGTGAATGGGGTACGCCTGCACTATTGGCTTGGCGGCAATTCTCATGGTCGGCCAGTCCTGTTATGGCACGGATTTCTTGGCACCGCTTATAGCTGGTACAAGGTCATGCCGCTTCTCGCGGAAGCCGGCTACTGCGTTCTGGTGCCGGATATGCGCGGCTATGGAGACTCCGACAAACCCGCCGGAACAGACGGCTATGACGCACGGGCACTTGCGGAAGACTTCCGAGCCCTGGTCAGGCAGATCGAATTCGGGAATGGTCAGAAGCTGATCCTCGCCGCCCACGATATGGGGGCACACTCAGCCCTACTGTGGGCTGCAGATCACCCCGACGAAATCAGGTGCCTCGTGTATATGGAAGTTCCCACCATGCTCGAAGAGTTCCTGACAAAAGTAATTGTGTACACGCCGGAGGCGATGGCAAAGGGTTCCATGTGGTGGTGGATTCTCCCGCTCGCACCTGGCGTACCGGAACGCCTTATCGTAGGCAATGAGCGCGCCTTTCTGACATGGTTCTATGAGGGTGCCACCGCAGATGCATCGGCCATCAGCGAAACATCGATCAAGGAAACTCTCCGCAGTTTTAGTGGCACGGAAGGTGTGCTCGGAGCGCTTGGCCTGTACCGTGCCGCCTTTACGACCATTGAGCAGACCACGCCTTTGAAGAAGAACAAGGTCGAAGTCCCGGTACTTGCCATTGGCGGAGAAAAAGCGCTTGGCGCCAAGGTCGCACAGATGGTTGAGGCGGTCGCGAAGAATGTGACTGGAAAAGTTATCCCGGCATGTGGTCACTTCATCCCGGAAGAACAACCCGCTGAATTCATGCGCCTCTTTCAAAAATTCGTCGGAGAGGTCGCTCGAGTATGA
- a CDS encoding cupin domain-containing protein has protein sequence MSVSTTQYPPLPPDDLKRALTIARPDSDQTLPHIGLVGDTYTITVTGEDTAGRFCVIDMHIPPGGGPAPHRHDFEETFILLDGEMEATFRGKKSLVRAGDTINIPANAPHQFHNSSSKPVRLLCICSPSGQEHFFKEVGVPVATRTTAPPKLDKEQQQRFMEKAKALAPKYRTELLKEA, from the coding sequence ATGTCTGTGTCCACGACGCAATACCCACCCCTTCCGCCCGACGATTTGAAGCGTGCGCTCACGATCGCACGACCGGACAGCGATCAAACACTGCCCCACATCGGCCTCGTAGGCGATACCTATACCATCACCGTTACGGGCGAGGATACTGCAGGTCGCTTCTGCGTCATTGACATGCACATCCCACCAGGGGGCGGTCCCGCGCCACATCGTCATGACTTTGAAGAAACATTCATCCTGCTTGACGGCGAAATGGAGGCCACGTTCCGCGGGAAGAAGTCCCTAGTGCGCGCCGGCGACACCATCAATATCCCCGCAAACGCACCGCATCAGTTTCATAACTCATCTTCCAAGCCGGTTCGTCTGCTGTGCATTTGCTCGCCTTCGGGGCAAGAGCATTTCTTCAAGGAAGTGGGAGTGCCTGTAGCCACTCGCACGACCGCCCCACCCAAACTCGACAAAGAACAGCAGCAACGGTTCATGGAGAAAGCCAAGGCTCTTGCTCCGAAGTACCGTACCGAGCTGCTGAAGGAAGCATAG
- a CDS encoding LysR family transcriptional regulator: MLDNVYLPKMKQFDANLLFALNALLETGSVTEAAERTGVSVPTMSRTLTRIRKLMGDPIMVQAGRGLVPTPKALEMRARLHAFVQEAYDLTRTSSPSLADVARTVSIRADESLVAVFAASILEAVHRKAPKVKLRFVSHGEEAVGPLREGILDLDLGNIKLSGPEVKLQKLFSSRFMGVVRTGHPLSKGKVTAKRYVEYEHISASRRGLLGGPIDDALAELGLERTVSLSVPTLSSALAIAATSDLVAAIPEHLSGIAKTLYRAFIFPLPVQTADLRISLAWHPRFDNESVHRFVRESIVKSCSTIHSQQSRLSSRKMRFR; this comes from the coding sequence GTGCTCGACAATGTATACTTGCCCAAAATGAAACAGTTCGATGCCAACCTGCTGTTTGCCCTGAATGCGCTGCTTGAAACCGGCAGTGTCACCGAAGCCGCGGAACGAACGGGTGTGAGCGTTCCAACGATGAGCCGGACCTTGACGCGTATCCGCAAATTGATGGGTGATCCCATCATGGTTCAGGCCGGGCGGGGCTTAGTGCCCACTCCGAAAGCTCTGGAAATGAGGGCGCGTTTACATGCTTTTGTGCAGGAGGCGTACGATCTCACGCGTACTTCCTCGCCATCGCTCGCGGATGTAGCCCGAACGGTAAGCATTCGAGCGGACGAGTCCTTGGTCGCGGTGTTTGCCGCTTCTATCCTTGAGGCCGTTCACCGTAAGGCACCGAAGGTCAAACTGCGCTTCGTGTCGCACGGAGAAGAAGCTGTCGGGCCTTTGAGAGAGGGCATTCTCGATCTCGACCTCGGGAACATCAAACTGAGCGGGCCTGAAGTGAAGCTGCAAAAGCTTTTCTCATCCCGCTTTATGGGAGTGGTGCGTACAGGCCACCCGCTGTCGAAGGGGAAGGTTACGGCAAAACGATACGTCGAATATGAACACATCAGCGCTTCACGGCGGGGGCTACTCGGAGGTCCGATTGACGATGCGCTGGCCGAGCTAGGTCTGGAGAGGACGGTATCTTTGAGTGTGCCGACACTCTCAAGCGCCCTCGCGATTGCAGCTACCTCTGACCTCGTGGCCGCCATACCCGAGCACCTCAGCGGCATTGCAAAGACGCTCTACCGTGCCTTTATCTTTCCATTACCCGTTCAGACAGCAGACCTCCGCATATCTTTAGCATGGCACCCGCGCTTCGACAATGAATCCGTGCACCGCTTTGTGCGTGAAAGCATCGTCAAGAGCTGCTCTACGATTCACTCGCAGCAATCGAGGCTAAGTAGCAGAAAGATGCGCTTCAGGTAG
- a CDS encoding cysteine hydrolase family protein produces the protein MSIQTIDPVTALIVVDLQKGVLAHPLVHPVSIVVQNAAELAISFRNRKLPVVFVTVVGTAPGRTEETLSKGPRPDDWAELMPELIAHSEDYRVIKKTWDAFTHTGLEDYLKSKGVTQVVIAGVATSIGVESTARLAYALGFNVTLATDAMSDRSTAAHDNSVSYILPRLGETGTTKEILQALNLTGA, from the coding sequence ATGTCGATCCAAACCATTGATCCCGTGACAGCTTTGATCGTTGTCGATTTGCAGAAGGGTGTCCTCGCTCATCCCTTGGTACATCCGGTGAGCATCGTCGTTCAGAACGCAGCAGAACTCGCGATCTCGTTTAGAAATAGGAAGCTCCCGGTTGTATTCGTGACCGTCGTCGGCACCGCCCCCGGCCGAACGGAGGAGACTCTAAGCAAAGGGCCACGCCCGGACGATTGGGCCGAGTTAATGCCGGAGCTCATCGCGCATAGCGAAGACTATCGCGTGATCAAGAAAACCTGGGACGCCTTCACCCATACAGGCCTCGAAGATTACCTCAAAAGCAAAGGAGTGACGCAGGTCGTCATCGCTGGAGTCGCCACCAGCATTGGCGTGGAGTCCACCGCACGGCTGGCCTACGCACTTGGCTTCAATGTAACCCTCGCCACCGATGCCATGAGTGACCGCAGCACTGCAGCCCATGACAACAGCGTGTCATATATCCTTCCTCGACTGGGAGAGACAGGTACGACAAAAGAGATCCTCCAAGCTCTGAACTTGACAGGGGCTTAG
- a CDS encoding class II aldolase/adducin family protein has product MNQKLNISAIIADLVAANRILAIEKVVDAFGHVSVRHPEYPDCYIIARAISPELVTPEDFMEVAFDGEVLGGDVRKAYLERFIHGAIYEARPDVQSIVHNHSKGLIPYSVTSEKLRPIVHSCATIGAHIPVWDAHTMFGDSNLLISTLEMGRDFARTLGQNNSALMRGHGCTVIGRSIREAVYTAIYLEVNAELQMQASRFSPITFLSDGEIRIISERLANAKPNEGYDRAWEYWCRHAGVEYRTRESVQSGQK; this is encoded by the coding sequence TTGAATCAGAAGCTAAACATAAGCGCTATCATCGCGGATCTCGTCGCGGCAAATCGTATCCTCGCTATCGAGAAGGTCGTGGATGCGTTTGGACACGTGAGCGTACGCCACCCCGAATACCCGGATTGCTATATCATCGCGCGGGCTATATCACCCGAGCTCGTCACCCCAGAAGACTTCATGGAAGTTGCGTTTGACGGTGAGGTTCTCGGTGGCGACGTTCGCAAGGCGTACCTTGAGCGCTTTATTCACGGTGCGATTTACGAGGCGCGTCCGGACGTTCAGTCCATCGTTCACAACCATAGCAAGGGACTGATTCCATACAGTGTCACCAGTGAAAAACTTCGGCCGATCGTGCATAGTTGTGCCACCATCGGCGCTCACATTCCGGTGTGGGACGCTCACACGATGTTTGGCGACAGCAATCTTCTGATCTCCACTTTGGAAATGGGTCGGGACTTTGCGAGGACACTTGGACAGAACAACTCTGCCCTTATGCGAGGCCACGGTTGTACCGTCATCGGGCGTTCGATACGCGAGGCGGTCTACACGGCGATTTACCTGGAGGTGAACGCGGAATTGCAGATGCAGGCGAGTCGTTTCTCCCCGATCACCTTTCTGTCCGACGGTGAGATCAGGATCATTTCTGAACGCCTTGCCAACGCAAAACCAAACGAGGGCTATGACCGTGCATGGGAATACTGGTGCCGCCACGCTGGCGTTGAATATCGCACCCGCGAATCGGTTCAGTCTGGTCAGAAATGA